In Malaclemys terrapin pileata isolate rMalTer1 chromosome 10, rMalTer1.hap1, whole genome shotgun sequence, the following are encoded in one genomic region:
- the CD276 gene encoding CD276 antigen isoform X2 — MPCPLLILGLLVLAPAGSVDIRVPDDPVIALFGRDAVLHCSFSPDASFSLTELSLIWQLTDTKRLVHSFASGQDQLADQGSGYVNRTALFYEELPRGNVSLLLRRVQISDEGSFTCFVRVHSYSSAAVTLQVAALYSKPNLNLEPSKNLKPGDLVMVTCHTFRGYPAATVLWQDGQGNNITENVTTSQVANEEGLFDVQSILRVVLEPNSTYSCLVRNPVLQQETHASVTITGQHLSFPAVALWVTVGLAICILGLLGALAYVCRKKIRQSCKEEEENAALQPLKSTENKEGNEQEID, encoded by the exons ATGCCCTGCCCATTGCTCATCCTGGGCCTGCTGGTGCTCGCTCCAGCCg GCTCAGTGGATATCCGGGTCCCCGATGACCCTGTGATCGCCCTCTTTGGTCGGGACGCCGTCCTCCACTGCTCTTTCTCGCCTGATGCCAGCTTCAGCCTCACCGAGCTCAGCCTCATCTGGCAGCTGACGGACACCAAGCGGTTGGTGCACAGCTTTGCCAGCGGGCAGGACCAGCTGGCTGACCAGGGCAGCGGCTATGTCAACCGCACGGCCCTCTTCTACGAGGAGCTGCCCCGGGGCAATGTCTCGTTGCTGCTGCGGCGGGTGCAGATCTCCGATGAGGGCAGCTTCACCTGCTTTGTCCGGGTCCATAGCTACAGCAGCGCGGCGGTGACGCTGCAGGTGGCCG CTTTGTATTCTAAGCCCAACTTGAACCTGGAGCCCAGCAAGAACCTGAAGCCAGGGGACCTGGTGATGGTGACCTGCCACACCTTCCGCGGCTACCCTGCGGCTACGGTGCTCTGGCAGGATGGCCAGGGCAACAACATCACGGAGAACGTCACCACCTCCCAGGTGGCCAATGAGGAAGGGCTCTTTGATGTGCAGAGCATCCTCCGTGTGGTGCTGGAGCCCAACAGCACTTACTCCTGCCTGGTGCGGAACCCCGTGCTGCAGCAGGAGACCCACGCCTCCGTTACCATCACTG GCCAGCACCTCAGCTTCCCTGCCGTGGCTCTCTGGGTGACTGTGGGACTCGCTATCTGCATCTTGGGGCTGCTGGGTGCCCTGGCTTACGTGTGCCGGAAGAAAATTCGCCAGAGctgcaaggaagaggaagagaatgcaG